From a single Aspergillus puulaauensis MK2 DNA, chromosome 2, nearly complete sequence genomic region:
- a CDS encoding ABC transporter ATP-binding protein (COG:Q;~EggNog:ENOG410PH9U;~InterPro:IPR017871,IPR027417,IPR003593,IPR039421, IPR011527,IPR003439,IPR036640;~PFAM:PF00005,PF00664;~TransMembrane:12 (i42-66o93-117i169-189o195-214i271-295o307-329i686-707o727-753i801-824o830-850i909-933o948-967i);~go_component: GO:0016021 - integral component of membrane [Evidence IEA];~go_function: GO:0005524 - ATP binding [Evidence IEA];~go_function: GO:0016887 - ATPase activity [Evidence IEA];~go_function: GO:0042626 - ATPase-coupled transmembrane transporter activity [Evidence IEA];~go_process: GO:0055085 - transmembrane transport [Evidence IEA]) — protein sequence MESPGGEKSNNSDGAVDPQQPENQPGFKDFVRIFHYADRLSMFLNILAFTCAIASGVALPLMTIVFGGFASKFAAFAGGSTDTGSFQSIVNEYVLWFIYLFVGRFVVTLTANLAITVSGIRTTRALRQAYFEHLLRTEIWYYDTAKDSSPAVQISTNATRINQGIAEKLVLVIQGLAMFFSSFIVAIAVQWKLALITLSVVPAMFVAIGICLTIDAPIEAKIAQIYSNGAALAQEALSSIKTVQAFSSQDGMIEKYDEYLAEAHEHAKKKLIPYGIMSGTIYFCIYAGNALAFWQGYRMFLSGEIDAVGSVFTVVFCTVIASTSINLFFPQIPAITSAIGAAAEFFRIMDKPSELDPLADSGLKPDKCIGAIEVENVSFSYPSRPTAQVLQGLSLSIPAGKTTALVGASGSGKSTMVGLLERWYVPTEGCITVDGTDITKLNTKWLRSQISLVQQEPVLFQGTIFQNVARGFLDSQKDLPYEEQRRIVQEACKSSYAHDFVQALPQGYSTYLGERGGTLSGGQKQRIAIARSIVSDPTILLLDEATSALDPYAERVVQDALNHVSSSRTTVMIAHRLSTVKNADNIAVVSNGRIVEQGTHEELIALQGNYAALVKAQNLHGSQERSQKEFSLEETGLSIAAESPLFDPTGDEKQELSDKSKSTDKRSIWGILFLILREQKSIYRHLFVIAIGCILAAGTHPGQAILFSKLIEVFTPNGEPKSGSANFYALMFFVIALGNLVAYTIVGGLCIMISQAVTRNYRSELFRRIINMDIEFFDQRENTSGALASNLLTVPNNIQELISVNIFVLLILIISLFASCGLALGYGWKLALVMIFAGLPILMGAAFIQLRLEAKMNDNNEARFSDSASLAVEAVSAIRTVSSLTLESDLLTEYSQNLRGILRRSMKTMITATTIHALAQSVDFLVMALGFWYGSRLMSSLEYTTEQFFVVFMSVLLAGQGAAQFLAGAGSITRAKSAGTFLLDLRDKVPRIRVTDENKDKGPDGKGGIALDNVEFSYPGRMSPVIQGASIQIPSGQFVAFVGHSGCGKSTLISLLERYYDPTSGEIRLGDQNIQNFSPKLYRAQMSLVQQEPVLFQGTVMENIAQGALSEPTEDEIHEAAKQANAYDFIISLPQGFNTPSGKQGTSFSGGQRQRIALARALIRRPKLLLLDEATSALDTQSERIVQAALDKVGKMDGRTTIAVAHRLSTIRDADVIYVFGDGKIIEVGTHTELQQQRGLYWQMCLAQSLDKSVEKGPEEI from the exons ATGGAGTCTCCAGGAGGCGAAAAGAGCAATAACAGCGATGGAGCTGTTGATCCCCAGCAGCCGGAGAACCAGCCTGGCTTCAAGGATTTCGTG AGAATCTTCCACTATGCCGATCGACTAAGTATGTTCCTTAATATCCTAGCATTTACTTGCGCTATTGCTAGTGGTGTCGCTTTGCCATTAATGACCATCGTCTTCGGCGGGTTCGCAAGCAAATTCGCCGCTTTTGCCGGTGGTTCGACAGATACCGGTTCCTTCCAGAGCATTGTAAACGAATACGTCTTGTGGTTCATATATCTCTTCGTTGGGAGGTTCGTGGTCACCTTGACTGCAAACCTCGCCATCACCGTGTCCGGTATTCGCACAACCAGAGCCCTCAGACAGGCTTATTTCGAGCACCTCCTCCGAACCGAGATCTGGTATTACGATACCGCCAAAGATAGCTCCCCCGCTGTGCAAATCAGCACAAATGCTACTCGTATCAACCAAGGGATCGCTGAGAAGCTGGTGCTCGTTATCCAAGGATTGGCCATGTTTTTTTCATCCTTCATTGTGGCAATCGCTGTACAATGGAAACTAGCCCTAATTACATTGAGCGTGGTCCCAGCCATGTTTGTTGCAATTGGGATCTGTCTGACCATTGATGCTCCCATTGAGGCGAAAATTGCGCAGATTTATTCGAATGGAGCTGCCCTAGCCCAGGAGGCTCTATCATCGATCAAGACTGTCCAAGCATTTTCATCTCAGGATGGTATGATTGAGAAATATGATGAGTACCTAGCGGAGGCCCACGAACATGCGAAAAAGAAGCTGATACCCTACGGAATAATGTCTGGGACAATCTATTTTTGCATATACGCAGGGAATGCTTTGGCCTTCTGGCAAGGTTATCGCATGTTCCTAAGCGGAGAAATAGATGCAGTTGGCAGTGTCTTCAC GGTTGTCTTCTGTACAGTCATTGCATCGACTTCTATTAACCTATTCTTCCCGCAAATCCCAGCCATTACTAGCGCAATAGGTGCCGCCGCAGAATTCTTCCGAATCATGGACAAGCCGTCGGAGTTGGACCCTCTAGCCGACTCGGGTCTAAAGCCTGATAAATGCATTGGGGCTATTGAAGTGGAAAATGTCTCGTTTTCCTATCCATCGCGACCGACAGCTCAGGTGCTGCAAGGTCTCAGTCTTTCTATCCCGGCTGGGAAAACAACAGCATTAGTCGGTGCCAGCGGGTCTGGCAAGAGTACGATGGTCGGGCTGCTAGAGCGTTGGTACGTGCCCACTGAGGGCTGTATAACGGTGGACGGTACAGACATAACCAAACTGAACACAAAGTGGCTTCGTAGCCAGATCTCGTTGGTGCAGCAG GAACCTGTTCTATTTCAAGGCACCATTTTTCAGAACGTGGCGAGAGGCTTCCTTGACTCACAAAAGGACTTGCCGTATGAAGAACAGCGGCGAATCGTACAAGAGGCTTGCAAGTCTAGCTACGCGCACGATTTTGTCCAAGCCCTCCCACAG GGCTATTCCACCTATCTTGGAGAGCGCGGTGGCACTCTGAGTGGAGGACAGAAACAGCGTATTGCAATCGCACGCAGTATTGTATCCGACCCCACGATTTTGCTCCTTGATGAAGCCACGAGCGCGTTAGATCCCTATGCGGAACGAGTTGTTCAAGATGCCTTGAACCATGTATCTAGTAGCCGAACAACCGTCATGATCGCCCATCGTCTTTCGACTGTGAAAAACGCTGATAACATTGCTGTCGTGTCTAACGGACGGATTGTGGAACAGGGAACTCATGAGGAACTGATTGCCCTCCAAGGCAACTATGCTGCACTCGTGAAAGCTCAAAATCTTCATGGAAGCCAAGAACGGTCCCAAAAGGAGTTTTCGCTTGAGGAAACAGGCTTATCTATCGCTGCTGAGAGCCCTCTCTTTGATCCTACCGGAGATGAGAAACAGGAGCTGAGTGATAAGTCCAAGTCGACTGATAAACGCTCCATCTGGGGAATTCTGTTCTTGATATTGCGGGAGCAGAAATCCATTTATCGTCATCTTTTCGTCATTGCTATCGGCTGTATTCTTGCAGCAGGGACGCACCCTGGTCAGGCTATTCTCTTCTCGAAGCTAATTGAGGTGTTCACTCCCAACGGTGAGCCCAAATCAGGTTCAGCGAACTTCTACGCTCTCATGTTTTTCGTCATTGCCCTAGGCAATCTTGTGGCATACACCATTGTAGGAGGCCTTTGCATCATGATCTCACAAGCTGTCACCCGCAATTACCGTTCAGAACTTTTCCGGCGCATCATCAATATGGACATCGAATTCTTCGACCAGCGGGAGAACACGTCGGGAGCATTGGCATCAAACTTATTGACGGTACCAAACAACATCCAAGAGCTCATTTCAGTCAACATTTTCGTTCTACTCATTCTTATTATCAGCTTGTTCGCTAGCTGTGGCCTCGCTCTTGGTTATGGATGGAAATTGGCTCTCGTTATGATATTCGCTGGACTGCCTATCCTCATGGGAGCCGCTTTTATTCAACTGCGTCTCGAGGCTAAAATGAATGACAATAACGAAGCCCGGTTTTCGGATAGTGCTAGTCTCGCGGTAGAGGCTGTCAGCGCCATACGAACTGTTTCGTCCCTGACTCTTGAATCCGATCTACTCACTGAGTACTCTCAAAACCTTCGTGGTATACTTCGCCGCTCGATGAAGACCATGATAACTGCAACAACCATTCATGCATTGGCACAGTCAGTCGACTTCCTTGTCATGGCACTTGGATTTTGGTACGGATCTCGCCTTATGTCGTCCTTGGAGTATACCACGGAACAATTCTTTGTTGTTTTCATGAGTGTGCTGCTTGCAGGGCAGGGTGCAGCTCAATTTCTAGCCGGCGCCGGTAGCATCACAAGAGCAAAGAGCGCAGGGACGTTTCTCTTAGATCTCAGGGACAAGGTACCTCGTATTCGAGTTACAGACGAGAATAAGGATAAAGGACCAGACGGGAAGGGGGGTATTGCCTTGGACAATGTCGAGTTCAGCTACCCCGGCCGCATGTCGCCCGTTATCCAAGGCGCTTCAATTCAG ATTCCGTCTGGCCAATTTGTGGCATTCGTAGGACACAGCGGTTGCGGGAAGTCCACACTCATCTCTCTGCTTGAACGTTACTACGATCCCACCTCAGGCGAGATTCGCCTAGGTGACCAGAATATCCAGAATTTCTCACCAAAGCTCTACCGCGCCCAGATGTCCCTTGTCCAACAGGAGCCGGTGCTGTTCCAAGGAACAGTAATGGAAAACATCGCACAAGGAGCACTAAGTGAGCCCACAGAAGACGAGATCCATGAAGCCGCCAAACAAGCCAATGCATACGATTTCATAATCTCCCTCCCCCAGGGCTTCAATACACCGAGTGGGAAGCAAGGCACGTCGTTCTCGGGTGGTCAACGCCAACGGATCGCCCTTGCGCGTGCTCTCATTCGACGACCAaaactcctcctcctcgacgaggctACCTCCGCGCTAGACACACAATCCGAACGCATTGTTCAGGCGGCACTTGATAAGGTCGGGAAGATGGATGGCCGTACAACCATCGCTGTGGCGCATCGGTTATCGACAATCCGCGATGCAGATGTGATCTATGTTTTCGGGGATGGAAAGATCATAGAGGTTGGAACCCACACcgagctgcagcagcagagaggCCTATATTGGCAAATGTGCCTAGCGCAGTCGCTGGACAAGTCGGTTGAAAAGGGACCGGAAGAAATTTAA
- a CDS encoding putative microtubule associated protein (Ase1) (BUSCO:EOG092628LW;~COG:D,Z;~EggNog:ENOG410PI9Y;~InterPro:IPR007145;~PFAM:PF03999;~go_function: GO:0008017 - microtubule binding [Evidence IEA];~go_process: GO:0000226 - microtubule cytoskeleton organization [Evidence IEA]), translated as MAVDTSYLTTQVNNIVSQLYGIFDEIGIPNHERESREEELFSALSETLNNHLKLVDEEKNDMTEEAHKLISAIQQMEESLVDEKANGQYSLDHNDLQVTYPLNRCLAFLREQHSAVSKLHRQRFEQVKKLVEALESYSSHLESSFITIELPPTAPGSSIAPNFNLSPTYVTALDNEFSRVYEEYHRRLELVTTTCEEIIKLWAELGTPQAQTESSIVQHYRESPEQLGLHESDLTNLLARREKLLDEKRGRERKLKDLRNAVEGLWERFGVEECDRKAFLAANRGCGLRTINEFEEELSRLNELKRQNLHLFVEDARCRLQELWDSLYFSEEDMLDFTPAFSDVYSDALLEAHEAEIARLETLKEQRAPTLQLIDRHRSLLAEREALNTSSQDASRLMARGNKGERRDPGKLLREEKMRKRIAKELPKIESDLRKELENFEDEYGRPFLVHGESYLDELTKIAAKPPPRSKTPSAAPSSASKRNGPSSRPGSVMRGPPPPRSSTKTPTGGQPTKYNTIGPSRSGAKSPTKIPGRVPLGNMPHGNNSPDRRGPGTYSSSTVNGKMSSSRAPPPRMRALTATDNKDERGGSYLFEPPRCASALSNSFVRPVSPEDVYDDRQRSFMSSSIFSQRSTGFSQSSQSSNSSGSLKSSLQGYYPRPNPYLQHAPPPPAPRQVSSTSTADTVTTGSENWETFDDASESDGETSDAYYAKLRAAHGKRLAPEDHHQPLSLAGKKAKGIRSVSPDEPIGRHMVRVADSDNGWTDDMETY; from the exons ATGGCCGTTGATACAAGCTATTTGACCACCCAGGTCAACAACATTGTCAGCCAGCTCTATGGGATCTTTGATGAAATTGGGATCCCTAACCACGAGCGCGAGtctcgagaagaagag CTCTTCAGCGCGTTATCGGAAACACTCAACAACCACTTGAAGCTAGTCGACGA GGAGAAAAATGATATGACAGAAGAAGCGCATAAACTGATCAGCGCGATTCAACAAATGGAAGAGTCCCTAGTCGACGAGAAAGCCAATGGCCAGTACAGCCTCGACCATAATGACCTACAAGTCACTTACCCACTAAATCGCTGTCTCGCCTTTCTTCGCGAACAACACAGCGCAGTGAGCAAGTTGCATCGACAGCGGTTCGAGCAGGTTAAGA AGCTTGTCGAAGCCCTTGAATCGTATTCGTCCCACCTTGAGTCCTCTTTCATTACCATTGAACTTCCTCCAACGGCGCCTGGTTCGTCCATCGCGCCTAATTTCAACCTCTCGCCCACATATGTTACTGCACTTGACAACGAGTTCTCAAGAGTATACGAAGAGTACCATCGGCGTCTTGAGCTTGTTACAACAACATGTGAGGAGATCATTAAGCTCTGGGCTGAACTTGGAACGCCCCAAGCGCAGACTGAGTCCAGCATTGTCCAGCACTACCGCGAGTCACCCGAGCAACTAGGCCTCCACGAATCGGACCTAACAAACTTGCTCGCAAGGAGGGAGAAACTTTTGGACGAAAAGAGAGGACGTGAGCGCAAGCTTAAAGACCTCCGGAATGCCGTAGAGGGACTCTGGGAGCGGTTCGGTGTTGAGGAGTGTGACAGAAAGGCATTCCTCGCCGCGAACCGTGGCTGCGGGCTTCGCACCATCAATGAATTTGAGGAGGAGCTATCTCGCCTCAATGAGCTGAAAAGGCAGAACCTTCACTTGTTCGTGGAGGATGCGCGCTGCCGCCTGCAGGAGCTATGGGATAGTCTATACTTCTCGGAAGAAGATATGCTAGATTTCACACCTGCGTTCTCTGATGTCTACAGCGACGCCCTCTTGGAAGCTCACGAGGCGGAAATTGCACGCCTAGAGACCCTGAAGGAACAGCGTGCGCCAACTTTGCAACTCATTGACAGACACCGCAGCCTTCTTGCGGAGCGCGAGGCTTTGAATACCTCCAGTCAGGATGCGTCGCGCCTTATGGCGCGCGGGAACAAGGGAGAAAGGCGCGACCCCGGAAAATTGctgagggaggagaagatgagaaAGAGAATTGCAAAGGAGCTGCCAAAGATTGAATCTGACCTTCGGAAAGAACTAGAAAACTTTGAGGACGAATACGGACGACCATTCCTGGTTCACGGTGAGAGCTACCTGGATGAGCTCACTAAGATCGCCGCGAAGCCTCCGCCGCGGTCGAAGACTCCATCTGCTGCACCATCAAGCGCTTCGAAACGCAACGGTCCATCATCACGCCCTGGCAGTGTCATGCGGGGTCCTCCGCCCCCGAGATCGAGCACAAAGACCCCCACTGGAGGTCAACCAACAAAGTATAACACTATTGGGCCCTCTAGATCGGGAGCCAAGTCACCAACGAAAATACCGGGACGAGTGCCACTGGGGAATATGCCCCACGGAAACAACTCTCCTGACCGTCGGGGCCCGGGTACATACTCTTCTAGCACTGTGAACGGCAAAATGTCCTCTTCTCGAGCTCCACCCCCGAGGATGAGAGCACTCACGGCCACTGACAATAAagacgagcgaggaggaagctACTTGTTTGAGCCTCCTCGCTGTGCTAGTGCCTTGTCCAATTCTTTTGTGCGGCCTGTTAGCCCCGAGGATGTTTATGATGACCGCCAGCGTTCCTTTATGAGTTCTTCCATATTCTCCCAACGATCTACTGGGTTCTCTCAATCATCCCAATCCTCAAACTCTTCTGGGTCTCTCAAGTCGTCGTTACAAGGATACTACCCGCGACCAAACCCATATCTTCAGCAcgcgcctccgcctccggcGCCAAGACAGGTGTCAAGCACCTCCACTGCTGATACGGTAACTACGGGATCGGAGAACTGGGAAACCTTTGATGATGCATCGGAATCGGACGGCGAGACAAGTGATGCATACTATGCTAAGCTCCGCGCTGCACATGGGAAGCGCTTGGCTCCTGAAGACCACCATCAGCCATTATCCCTTGCAGGCAAAAAGGCAAAGGGCATCCGAAGTGTTAGCCCAGACGAGCCGATTGGCAGGCATATGGTACGCGTGGCCGACAGTGATAATGGTTGGACCGACGACATGGAGACCTACTAA
- the RRI1 gene encoding Mov34/MPN/PAD-1 family protein (BUSCO:EOG09263RDD;~COG:O;~EggNog:ENOG410PIAJ;~InterPro:IPR037740,IPR037518,IPR040961,IPR000555;~MEROPS:MER0022061;~PFAM:PF18323,PF01398;~go_component: GO:0008180 - COP9 signalosome [Evidence IEA];~go_function: GO:0004222 - metalloendopeptidase activity [Evidence IEA];~go_function: GO:0005515 - protein binding [Evidence IEA];~go_function: GO:0008237 - metallopeptidase activity [Evidence IEA];~go_function: GO:0070122 - isopeptidase activity [Evidence IEA]): MQAAQLSWELENAVTLIDPQRDALYQYDEETHKALSNARPWSKDPHYFKSIRISAVALLKMVMHARSGGSLEVMGLMQGYILPETFVVTDAFRLPVEGTETRVNAQDEANEYMVSYLQACRDAGRMENAVGWYHSHPGYGCWLSGIDVSTQDMQQLGGPFVAVVIDPERTISAGKVDIGAFRTFPKDYTPPKEEQEEDEYQTVPLNKAEDFGAHASHYYSLEVSLFKSALDTEILSLLWNKYWVATLSQSPLFTTRDYGSKQILDLSQKTRRVARGIETNSSRGGAPTQIKDPQLDRVVKDGQRIVSEEVKGLLASEVKMQLFQGIGEKTTTGSS, from the exons ATGCAAGCCGCCCAGCTGTCCTGGG AATTAGAAAATGCGGTCACCTTAATCGATCCTCAGCGAGACGCTCTATACCAATACGATGAGGAAACGCACAAGGCCCTCAGCAACGCCCGCCCATGGTCAAAGGACCCCCACTACTTTAAGTCAATTCGCATATCTGCAGTTGCTCTCCTGAAAATGGTTATGCATGCTCGCTCCGGAGGTTCTCTCGAGGTCATGGGTCTAATGCAAGGCTATATCCTCCCAGAGACATTTGTCGTAACCGATGCTTTCCGCCTCCCCGTTGAGGGCACAGAGACTCGAGTCAACGCTCAAGATGAAGCGAACGAATACATGGTCTCATACCTTCAGGCTTGCCGTGATGCAGGGAGAATGGAAAACGCAGTTGGATGGTACCACAGTCACCCCGGGTACGGATGCTGGCTCTCGGGCATCGACGTCTCCACACAAGATATGCAACAACTCGGCGGGCCgtttgttgctgttgtcatTGATCCCGAACGAACTATTTCCGCAGGGAAGGTAGATATCGGTGCATTCAGGACATTCCCCAAGGACTATACGCCACCAAAAgaggagcaagaggaagacgagtACCAGACCGTTCCGTTGAACAAGGCAGAGGACTTTGGAGCCCATGCATCTCATTACTACTCACTTGAGGTTTCTCTTTTCAAAAGCGCCCTCGATACAGAGATTCTCTCACTGCTGTGGAACAAGTACTGGGTGGCCACTCTCAGTCAAAGCCCCCTATTCACCACGCGCGATTATGGAAGCAAACAAATACTAGACCTCAGTCAGAAGACTAGGCGAGTAGCCCGAGGGATCGAGACCAACTCCTCTCGAGGTGGTGCACCTACTCAGATCAAAGACCCACAACTCGACCGAGTAGTAAAGGATGGCCAACGAATCGTGTCGGAGGAAGTAAAGGGATTACTCGCCTCCGAAGTGAAAATGCAGCTTTTTCAAGGTATTGGTGAAAAGACAACGACAGGATCCAGTTGA